In a single window of the Necator americanus strain Aroian chromosome X, whole genome shotgun sequence genome:
- a CDS encoding hypothetical protein (NECATOR_CHRX.G26189.T1), whose protein sequence is MRPDQLRTKVTKITAIDKVFSTQETVAQTASQKLSQPAYIIITQEGDKPISENTMRRRFNGPHKPPGCAATQESRNSIAPAQSTTPFRPRSN, encoded by the exons ATGCGACCCGACCAGCTCAGGACAAAAGTTACAAAAATCACTGCCATCGACAAGGTCTTTTCTACTCAAGAGACTGTAGCGCAGACGGCAAGCCAAAAACTCTCACAACCCGCATACATTATTATAACGCAAG AAGGTGACAAACCGATCAGTGAGAACACGATGCGACGAAGATTCAACGGACCCCACAAACCGCCGGGATGTGCCGCAACTCAGGAGAGTCGTAATTCGATTGCGCCTGCCCAATCCACCACTCCATTCCGACCGAGAAGCAATTAG
- a CDS encoding hypothetical protein (NECATOR_CHRX.G26191.T1), whose translation MGFQIGEVDRIRSDKDTTHLACHLNLRYADRTRYFFTAKRNTRAQERKQAATTAMMSCKQILAFDVAHRKMNVKGRGEFKHEKSIPDPFEAQEAVTLIAATGTRRFQLQ comes from the coding sequence ATGGGCTTTCAGATTGGAGAAGTGGATCGGATAAGGAGTGATAAGGACACGACTCATCTTGCTTGTCACTTAAATTTGCGATATGCAGATCGCACGAGGTATTTTTTTACCGCTAAGAGGAATACACGAGCACAAGAGAGAAAGCAAGCGGCAACGACTGCGATGATGTCGTGCAAGCAAATCCTAGCATTTGACGTAGCACATAGGAAAATGAATGTGAAAGGGAGAGGTGAATTCAAGCATGAGAAATCAATACCAGATCCGTTCGAAGCTCAAGAAGCTGTGACGTTGATAGCAGCAACTGGCACACGTCGTTTCCAATTACAATAG